Genomic segment of Ischnura elegans chromosome 12, ioIscEleg1.1, whole genome shotgun sequence:
tagaatcggcagatttataatgcagtgttaacattttttacggctttacctgcgtgatatggattattaattattattgtatgtgtatctcaatccagaaatgcgaaatgaagcaTAACTGGTATAACTGCGCCGGCACAGTAGCGgttcgggagaggtaattattaagtagcgatagttccatagtattttatttcaattaatactaACTAGtgcttatataaatacaaaatgatatagACGAACATTTATCATCCTTCTTGATTGATCATGTGGCGAAGGTCAGTTCAAAAGCtacaggtcatttgaacattcaacttttgccgccgatcggtccaccatttgtaaacacatcagcgcagatgcgttccaatcgtctgtttctttgtgcgctaatgtgtttcaatctgttgcgatgtgagctaatctgcgcaaggtgattggaaagcacccaattagatgacatgcacgagatttaaataGAATTAGACCGAACACGACGCATTCCTGACAATATATCTGTTTAtatttcagctctaattgattgccacaaAGTTTTCTGTTTACAGTTAGACTATACGAATATTGTCCaaacatcaaaatttaaaaaacgttcTTCCTTCGCGATTCAAGTATTGGTCTTTCACTTGATTCGTGAGGTAACCCAAAAGCAAAAATGCAACAGCCAATaagttaattataataatactgaAGCATTAAAAAGCAATCTCAATATTATTTGACTTCAGACATTCAACCAAAACACTATCTAAATACAAGTAGATATGAAATGCCATTTGTGATAATAAAgacggaaagagaaaaataagctTACTTATGGTCCAAATCTGTATCCTTGCGTGGGCAGGGAAGGGCACCATCAGGCTCCTTAAGATACTCATCTCGCAGACTTCGGGAGCCAGGCTCGGTAGGCGCTATTGCACCAAAAACATCAGTGTTTTTATCATCTGAAAGATATTGATAAATTTCGCAAATAATGTTTAAAACTGCAGATCACTACAGTAAAATGGATGAAAGCATATTTTACCTATAGTATAAGCGTAAATTGACGTTATTTACCAAAAATTGAAGTATGAGGAAATCCAGAGAAATTTCTTATCATTTGCTGCATATATTCCATCTGTTGCTCGAAGTAACGGTGGATTTCCAAAGGATCTGATAATACAGGAAACATAGCAGTACTCTGCTGTTGACTTCTAGGCCATTTAACGAAGCAGAAAGCATTAGTTGGCGGAAAATCCAAAATCATTTATACAAACACACGAATGAATAATTCAATATACTTACAGTATGTCGTCATCCTCTTCAACATATTCATCAATCCATACAGGTTTCTTGAACTCATTTCCTCTGCTAGGATGAGaactgtgaaaaatataaataatgtacCAATAAATTGACCGACGGCAAAACCGCTTCACAAGAGGATCTAGATACAAACTACACATACGTAGATGGATCAGCTGGAACCTGAGGTCTGGGAAATCCGAAAACACTTCTGATGAATTCGTAGAGGCTCATCCTGCGACACTTTAGGAGTGATTAGCAGTTAGTGCTTCGAATTATATAACTTTAAACAATTTACACCGCCTTTTTCTACGTACTTGGCAAGACACCCAAATCATTACCACAACGGTATTGGGAGTACGGCGCAAATTCTAATAAAACCGTGGCCAGGACCAAGGCCCTTGCCAGGACCATAGCTGTCCAAGAGGATAGGGCAAACTGGTTCCCTCGGACTGGATACCCTCTATAGGTGCGGTAAGctgtatttaaatttgattattgaattttgaattgtgAAATACAGTAATAtctctttattgttttattttaagacgtactggtgaataatattgcataaaatgaagaattaaagttACTATATCGTTTTTTATAGGTGCGGTAAACAAGGAACGACGGGAATGCGCATCGATTCCATGGTTCCTTTCTGAAATATATGATCTTTGATTCCAAGTTTTCCGTTGCTTGCGGTTTGAAATCTGTCGTGCCTCATTGCTTTTTTAAAGGCTAAAAGTGTTGAAAATGTGCTTCAAGCTAAATTTAAAGTGAGATAACGCTTGATATTACGTAGCAAATGTGTTGTCAGTGGCTGTCAATGAAAATGCAGTGAAATATTCCGATTTCCGTGACCACTCACCAGGTAATGTTTTGTTGATTTTGTCAAACATTCATTTGATCTGTCATGTTATGGGGTTTTTGTTGCTAATGTTGCCATTATTTCTTTAAGGGATACTCAACATTGTAATCCGAGGATATCTACCTTGAAGGAAATGGCTATGTTGTTTGTGCGGTTTGACTGCTCATACTACTCAGACGGCTACACAGGCTATGAAAGTGGCTGTAAACGCCGTGTACGCGGTCATTTATGTCGTGTAAGTATTTGATGTATGTAGTGCTCAATTTCTGGATAAAAATATTGTCTGAAATGTTT
This window contains:
- the LOC124169790 gene encoding HCLS1-associated protein X-1-like; protein product: MIWVSCQCRRMSLYEFIRSVFGFPRPQVPADPSTSHPSRGNEFKKPVWIDEYVEEDDDILSQQQSTAMFPVLSDPLEIHRYFEQQMEYMQQMIRNFSGFPHTSIFDDKNTDVFGAIAPTEPGSRSLRDEYLKEPDGALPCPRKDTDLDHKVGAGGLGGILDEESPEKKLLMAPASPAPKFRFFGESTITRTVRKADGTVETRTTTRRSDGTEETVVSVQTPDGSSVESSRPSSGVDIFSGGAEDRFFSDLFNGFFRRN